CAGGCTGATCGCGTCCAGCGTCATCGACTTGAGCAGCGACCCGGTCCGCGGTTTCGCACCCTTCGGCGCGTCCTCCGGCAGCACCTCGGTCACGTACGGCCCGAACCGTCCGGCCTTGGCCACCACCTTCAGCCCGGTGTCCGGCGCGTTGCCCAGCTCGTGCTCGACCCCGGAAGGCTGCTCCAGCAGTTCCTTCGCCTTGTCGACGGTGAGCTCGTCCGGCGGCAGATCCTCGGGTACGTTCGCCCGCCGCTCGTCCTTGTCCTCGACGTACGGCCCGTATCGCCCGACCCGGACCACGACCCCGCTGTCGTCCCCACCGACCGGGAAGGTCGACATCTCCCGGGCGTCGATGTCGCCCAGGTCGGTCACCATCGACTGCAGACCCTCAAGGTCGTCATCGCCGAAGTAGAACCGGGCCAGTACGCCCTCGCGCTGCAGGTCACCGGCGGCGACCTCGTCGAGGGTGTCCTCCATCGAGGCGGTGAAGGTGTAGTCCACCAGCCGGGTGAAGTGCTCCTCCAGCAGCCGGACCACCGCGAACGCCAGCCAGGCCGGTACGAGCGCCTGGCCCTTCTTGTAGATGTACTTGCGCGCCTGGATCGTGCCGATGATCGACGCGTACGTCGACGGGCGACCGATCTCGCGCTCTTCCAGCTCGCGGATCAGCGTCGCTTCGGTGTACCGGGCCGGCGGCTTCGTCTCATGTCCCGAGGCAAGCACCTCGAGCGCGGGCAGTACGTCGCCCTCCTCCACGTTCGGGAGGCGGGTCTCCTGGTCGTCGGTCCCGGCGGACGGGTCGTCCGCGCCCTCGACGTACGCCTTGAGGAACCCGTGGAACGTGATCACCCGGCCGGACGAGGTGAACTCGCACTTCTCCCCGGTCGAGGCGGTCGCGTCGATCTTGATCGAGACGCTGTTCCCGGCCGCGTCCTTCATCTGGGACGCGATCGTCCGCATCCAGATCAGCTCGTACAGCCGGAACTCGGGGCCGCTCAGACCGGTCTGCGCCGGAGTCTGGAAGACCTCACCGGCCGGCCGGATCGCCTCGTGTGCCTCCTGCGCGTTCTTCACCTTGGAGGTGTAGACCCGCGGCTTGTCCGGCAGGTACGACGCGCCGTACAGCTCGCGGACCTGCGCCCGGGCCGCGGTGATCGCGGTGTCCGACAGCGTCACGCTGTCAGTACGCATATAGGTGATGTTGCCGTTCTCGTACAGCCGCTGGGCGACCTGCATCGTCTGCGACGCGGACATGCCGAGCTTCCGCCCGGCCTCCTGCTGCAGCGTGGTGGTACGGAACGGGGCGTACGGCTTGCGGGTGTACGGCTTGGACTCGATCGCCCGGACGGTGAACCGCGAGTCGCGCAGCGCACCGGCCAGCGCGGTCGCGGTCGCCTCGTTCAGGTGAACCGTGTTCGCGCCCTTGAGCTCACCGGTCGAGCTGAAGTCGCGGCCCTGCGCCACCCGCTTGCTGTCCACCGAGACCAGGCGGGAACCGAACTGCCGCGGCGTCCGGCTCTCGCCGGCGTCCAGAGTCGCGTCCAGGTCCCAGTACGAGGCGCTGCGGAAGGCGATCCGCTCGCGCTCGCGGTCGACCACCATCCGGATCGCGACCGACTGGACCCGGCCCGCCGACAGCTTCGGCATGACCTTCTTCCAGAGCACCGGCGAGACCTCGTACCCGTACAGCCGGTCCAGGATCCGGCGCGCCTCCTGGGCGTCGACGAGCGCCTCGTCGATGTCCCGGGCGTTGCCGACCGCGTCCTGGATCGCCTTCGGGGTGATCTCGTGGAACACCATCCGGCGGACCGGGACCTTCGGCTTCAGCTCCTCCAGCAGGTGCCAGGCGATCGCCTCGCCCTCGCGGTCCTCGTCTGTCGCCAGGAAGAGCTCGTCGGCACCCTTGAGCAGGTCCTTGAGCTTGCGGATCTGCGCCTTCTTGTCGGCCGGCACCACGTACAGCGGGTCGAAGTGGTCCTCGACGTTCACCCCGAGCCGTGCCCATGGCAGGCCCTTGTACTTCGCCGGGATCTCGTCGGCGCCGCTCGGCAGGTCCCGGATGTGGCCGAAGCTGGACTCCACCACGTACCCGGACCCGAGGAAGCCGGCGATCATCCGCGCCTTCTTCGGCGACTCGACGATCACCAGACGCGTGCCCGCCGCTGTCTTCGTCCCTGCTGCCCCTGCCACTGCGCTCCCTACTCTCGTCCTGCCGACAACGCCCTTTCACCGACGCCTGTTCCCCCAGCACAGACCGACCCGCCCGAGGACAGAGTACGGCCGACGGCAACGCATTTCTCAACGCACGGTAACCGGTCAGGCCCCCGGTACGCCTCCCAGGGTTTCAGAAAGTGGCGAACGCCCCACCCTCACCGCGCGTCGCGACCAGGCTTACGAGCGTACGCCGTCTCAGCCGGCGAACCGTACTTCGGGGAACTTCGGGGAATCGCCGCGGAGCAGCAGGACCGGGCGGCGGCGCAGGGTCAGGTCGAAGAACGCGGCCAGGTACTCGCGCTGCGCGAGTACGCTCCGGGCCGGTTTCGCGCTGCCGACGAGGGCCCGCAGCACCGAACCGATGATCGGGTCGTTGCCGTAGATGTCGTGGAACAGCTGGGAGAAGATGAACTGGTAGTCGGTGAAAGCCTTCTGTTTGGTGTGCAAGAGTGCCAGGTTCAACCGCCCGCCGCGCTGCGCCGCCCAGAAACTCGCCCAGGACGGGTCGTAGTTGTCCTTGCCCGGGTCGGTCCGCTGGCTCTGGTCCGACCCGAACAGCAGGAACGGCCGGTTCAGTCCTTTCTCGGCGACCTCGCCAAGTGGCCCCTTGGTCCGGTCGTCCTGGAGCGTTCCGTCCAGGTCCACTCCGGCGGCGACGCGCCGGTCCGCGAGCATCGTGTTCGCGGTCGTGTACCCACCGAGCGCGTAGCCGAACATGCCGACCTTGCGCAGGTCGAGGCTGTCGCCGAGCCCGTCCGGAAGGTCCTTGCCGTCGGCGTCCGGGTTCTGGCCGTCGGCGATGTGCTCCAACTGGTTCAGTACGAACCGCGCATCGGCCGTCCGCGTCTCGAGTGCTTTCCGGATCGCGGCCGGGTCGGGCCCCTCGGGCGCCGGCGCGCCGGGCAGGAAGCGGCCGCGCGGGAACTCGACCGGTGATTCGTGCGAATGGTCGATGGTGACCACGACGTACCCACGGCTGGCCAGGTCCTCGACCTGGGCGGTGTTCACGAACCGGCTGTCGCCTTGACCGGGCGAGAACAGTACGACCGGGTGGCGGAGCGGCTGCACGGGTACGTCGACGCGCGCGTGCGTCAGCGTGTTCGCGAAGTCGAACGATCCGGTCGGCAGCGCCAGCCCTTCCTCGCCGGTCCACGCCTCGTCCACGTCCGCCGCGGTCTTCGGCGGCATGTACCGGGCGTACGGCGCGCTCGCCGACATCGACGCCGGGTACCAGACGCTGATCATCAGTTCGCGCTGCCCGCTCGGCATACTCGGGTCCTGCCGGGACCGGTCGATCAGATGGATCGCGGCCGTCCCGAGCGCCTTCCGCCCGGTCGGCGCCGGTATCCGGAACTTCACCGGATGAAAGTCGGGGTCGCCCTGGGTACGAAACTCGTCCGGGTCGAGCGGGCGAGCGGACGCGAGACCGGGCGTGACGAGCGTCAACCCCGCCGCCGCACCGGCCGTGAGCACGTGACGCCTGGTGAGATCGAGGCTGCTGTGACGGCTGAGTCGTTGACGCGGCATGCGACTCATGGTCATCGCCCCGCTTCTCTCCGTGATGGAGACCACATCCCAACTTGATGACAGCCACAACCCTCCAACTCGGGGGTCATCTCCGCGACTGCAGGGTTGCCCCCTGGAAATCCAAGGGGGCAACCCTGCGGTTCAGGGGGCCGGCGAATGCGAAGATAACGGGATGCGAAAGCTGGTGGACGGGTTGCGGGCGGCGTTCGTGGGGGCCGGGTACACCGTGGCGGGGGTCGCGGAGCGGCTTGGGGTGGCGGCGAACGCGGCGCTGGCGCGGAACGAAACCTCGCCGGCGGCGGGGCGTACGGGGAGCGGCGATCGGCTGGACACGATGATCCGGTTGTTCCTGCTGCAGCGCAGCGTGCCGGAAGAGCTTGTCCGGAAGGCGTTCCCCGGGATCGAGCTGGTTGCCTTGGGCATCATCGAGGTGAGCGGCGGCGAGGCCCGCGCGGTGCTGGAGATCCGCCCGTTCGCGGCCGGCGAGCGGGACTGCTGGGTGGTCGCCGACCTCACCCCGGGCCTGGACGGGCGCCGGGAGGCGATGCGCGGCGACTACGTCCTCGGCATCGCACCGGCCAGTCTGAGCCTGATGCAGCTGACCGTTCCGGTGAAAGCGGACCGTGCCCTGGACATCGGCACCGGGTGTGGGATTCAGTCACTGCACCTCGCGGACCGGGTCAACCAACTGGTCGCGACCGACGTCAACCCGCGCGCGCTGCAGCTCGCCGGCTGGACCGCCGCGCTCAACCAGGTCGAGGTCGACATCCGCGACGGCAGTCTGTACGAGCCGGTGCGCGGTGAGCGTTTCGACCTGATCATCAGCAACCCGCCGTACGTCATCTCACCGCCCGGTGGTGACCTGACGTACCGCGAGACCGGGTTCACCGGTGACGCGGTGGTCGAGCAACTCGTACGAGAAGCGCCGGCGCACCTGACTGACGGTGGCTGGTGCCAGCTACTCGCCAACTGGACCTGTGTACGAGGTGCGGCGTGGCAGGACCGCATAGCCACGTGGACCGGTGACCGCTCCGCCTGGGCCGTCCAGCGCGAACAGCTCGACCCGTCCGAGTACGTGGAACTGTGGCTGCGTGACGCCGGACTGCACGGCTCACCGGCGTACCCGGCCAGGTACGACGAGTGGATGCGCTACCTGGAGCAGCATGACGTCGAAGCGATCGGCATGGGCTGGATCAGCTTGCACAACGTCGAAGGCACGCTGTACGCGGAGTCCTGGCCGTACGAGATCGAGCGGCCGATCGGTCCGCACGTACTGCACCGGTTCGAGCGAGTGGAAGGCCTGCCGGCTGACCTGACCGGGATGCACTTCCGGGTCGCCGAGGACGTCATCCAGGAGACCACTGGGCAGCCAGGCGCCGAGGACCCGGCCACCATCGTGCTGCGGCGTCAGCGGGGCATGCGTAGAGCCGAGCAGGTCGACACGGTACTGGCTGGCTTCGTTGGCGCGTGTGACGGCGAGCTCAGCACCGGACAGATCCTTGCCGCACTGGCCGATCTCCTGGACCGACCAGTGGTCGACGTCCTGTCGGAGTACCTGCCACAGGTCAAACAGCTCGTAGTAGAAGGCTTCCTGGACTACTGAGTCGGACGACGACGCCGGCGCTTCTCCGCGTACATGCGCCGATCCGCCTCCGTCAGCAGATCGCCCACCGACGTACCGTCCGCGCTGCTCGCCTGACCGACGCTGAGCCGCAACATGGTGAACCAGGGCGCCTCGGCCCGCTCAGCCTCCCGCTCCGCTGCGATCTTGATCCGCTCGACCAGCTCCGGCGCACCGCGCTCATCCGGGTTGTCCAGTACGACTACGAACTCGTCACCGCCTGCACGGGCCACCACGTCCTCAGCACGGCACTGCTCGGTCAGTAGCTGTCCGACCCGCCGCAGCACCTCGTCACCACACGCATGGCCGTAGCTGTCGTTGATGACCTTCAGGTTGTCCACGTCGATCGCCACTACCGCCACTGAGCGACCAGAGTCGTGTGCTACCGACATCCGTTCGTCCAGAGCGCGCCGGTTGCCCACACCGGTCAGCGGATCCTCCCGGGCCGCCTTCCACTCGGCATCGTGCCGGATCGACAGCTCATGGTTGGCAAGTGCACTGCGTACGGCGTACAAACCGCGCAACCGCTCAGCCCACCAGCCACGGCTGATCGCACGCGCGTACTGCAGGCCGATGGTCGCGCCGGTGTCGCCGGACTCCGCCACGATCTGTACGGCCGTGTGCCGAATCAGCGCCTCCACAGGCGGATCGGACGTCGGCGGCAGGTCACTCGCCGCCCGGTCCGCCGCGGCCAGCGCCTCGTCGATCCGCCCGAGCGACAAGTACGCCCGCGCCAGGTACGTACCCGCGATCGCCGCCAGCTCGAAATCGCCAAGCTTCGCCAACTGGTCCCGGCAGTCCTTCAGGATCACCGCGGCATCGGCCGCGTCGGCCGCGTCGTTGCTCGCCGCCAGCCACATCCGCCCGGCCATCGGCCAGTACCCGAGCAGGTCGGCGGCGAGAATCGCATCCACCGCCTCAGCGGCCCACCGGTGCGCGGCCTGCCGGCGTTGCCTGATCTCCTCGTCGTACGACTGGTCGCCGAGCCGCTCCAGCTCATGCGCCCAGCGCAGGTTCGACTCGGCGAGGTTCAGCCGGTTGATCGCCGGCGCCTCACGCAGTCCGAGCGGATCGTGGTCCCCGTCCGCCGCCAGCTCGAAGTGCGGGATGCACAGCTCGTACAGCCGCAGCAGGTCGTACGCGTAGCCGAGGCCGGTGTGCGCCCAGCCGGCCAGGCCGAGATCCCTGGTCCGGGACAGGGCGTTCTCGGCGGCGACCAGGTCCGCGACCGAGTCACCGCCCTCGCCGGTCCGGATCAGCGTGACGATCCGGAGCGCGATCGCGTTCGCCTCCCAGCCCGGCTCGTCGATCGCCCGGGCGACCCGGATGCAGCCGTCGACGGCGTCCAGCGCCTCGGCCGCGTCAGTGCCGTGGTGCGCCGCGACGGCCCGCACGTACTCGGCGGCCGCCCGCTCATGACTGGGCTCCGGGCCGAGCTCGGCGAGCAGCGCGTTGATGTCCTGCCCGGCCTCGGCCGGACTGCCCGACTGGGCCCGCGTCATCGCCGCCGCGATCCGGGTCGTCACCCCCGACGTCTCTCGCACCACACCTCCCCTCCCAGTTTCACACTTTCCGCCGCTTGTCCGCGTACAGGCGCTGGTCCGCCACCGCGACCAGCTGATCCACCGCGATGCCCTCGGCGGTCGCCGCGAAACCGAGGCTCAGCCCGAGCCGGCGCAGCCACGGTTTGTCGGTCGCCGCCGCGATCGCCTCGACCGCCACCCGGATCCGCTCAGCCAGCTGGGCACCGCCCTTGGCGTCGGGCTGATCGAGCACCACGAAGAACTCGTCGCCACCTGATCGAATCACGGCATCGGTGGCTCGTGCCTGTTCTACCAGCAGATTTGCCACAACCTGCAGCAACTCGTCGCCGCACGCGTGACCGAAACCGTCGTTCACGATCTTCAGGTTGTCCACGTCGATCGCCAGCAGCGTGACCGCGCGGCCCGAGTCACGGGCGGCCGTCAGCCGCTCGGTCAGGGCGCGCCGGTTCCCCACTCCGGTCAGCGGATCCTGCCGCGCCGCGTGCCATTCGGCGTCGTGCCGGGCCGGCAGGTCGTGTGCGGCAAGCGCATGCCGGACCGCGTTGAGCGCTCGCTGCCGCTCCTTCCACCAGCCCCGCGCGACCGACTGCGCGTACGCCAATCCGGCCAGCGCGCCGGGACCACCATCGACCGCCTCGAGCTCCGACCTGGTTTGCAGGACGAGCACCTGAGTCGCTGGGTCGGCCAACGGAATCAGGTCAGCAGCGGCCCGGTCCGCCGCGGCCTTCGCCTGCTCGGACCGGCCCGCTGCCTGCAAGGCCCGGGCCAGGTACGCGCCGGCGATCGCGAGCCGCTCGGTCTCACCCAGCTTGCTGATCTCGTCCCGGATCTCGGTCAGGTCGGCAACCGCTTTCGCCGGGTCCTCGCCGGTGGCGGCGGCGGCCAGCCAGAGCCGGGCGCTGAGCCGCCAGAACTCCTGACTCTCGTCGTCCACGACCACCCGCTCGGCCTCCCGCGCCCAGTACGCGGCCGAGGCCAGCCGGTCCGCGATCTCCCTTGTATACAAGGGATCGCCGAGCCGCTCCAGCTCGTGCGCCCAGCGCAGGTACGTCTCGGCGAGGTTCAGCCGGTCGATCGCCTCGGCCTCGGCGAGCTCGAACACGTCGTCGTCCAGCTGGGTGGCCAGCTCGTAGTGCGGAATGCACAGCTCGAACAAGCGCAGCACGTCGTACGCGTACCCGAGGCCGGTGTGTGCCCAGGCGGTCAGGCCGGCGTCCTTCGTCCGGTTCAGCGCGGCTTCGGCGGCGACCAGGTCGTTGACCGTGTCGCCACCCCGGCCGCTGCGCGCGAGGTTGATGATCCGGATCGGCAGCGCGTTCGCTTCCCAGCCCGGTTCGTCGATCGCGCGGGCGATCTCGATACACGCGTCCACGGCCCGGAGCGCTTCGTCGGCGTCACTGGCGTGGTGCGCCGTCACTCCCCGGACGTACTCGGCCGCCGCCAGCGGATAGCTGGGGACGCCACCGAGCTCGGCCCGAATCGCCTCGATCTCCGCCGCCGCGCCGGCCTGCCCGCCCGACTGCGCGGCGGTCATCGCCCCGGCGATCCGAGCGGTCAGCGCCCCGTCCGCCGCCATCGCGCCATTCCCCATACCCGCAGACGGCCCTTCCCTGATCCGTCACCCGCACCTCGGGCCGGACCGACCATTGTGGCCACCCATCCCGGTCCTGTCACGACCCGATACCGCCACCGACCACCTGGTGCCACAATCAGTACACACCGAGTTGCGATTTGCCTTGACCCCAAGGGCAAGGTTTTACGGTGCCGCGGTGAAGTTCTCCGTCAGTTACAGCACGCCCGCGTACGGGACCGATCCTGATCGGCTGATTCGATTCGCACGGCACGCCGAGGCCTGCGGCTTCGAGGGTTTGTACGTGCCCGAGCACCTCGCGCTGTACAAAGGCGCCTCCTTCGGCGGGTACGAGCTGCCGGCCGACCTGCCGTACGGCGATCCGCTCGAACTGCTGACCTTCGTCGCCGGCGCCACCGAACGGCTGTTGCTCGGGACCGCCGTGTTGCTGCTGCCCTACCACCACCCGGTGCAGCTCGCGAAGCGGCTGGCGACGGTCGACGTGCTGTCCCAAGGCCGGATGCGACTGCTCACGGTCGGGGTGGGGAGCCTGCCGGGTGAGGCACGCGCGATGGGCATCGACTTCGCCTCCCGCGGGCGACGGGCGGACGAAGCGATCGACGTACTGCGGCTGCTGTGGTCGGGCGCCGACGTCAGCTACGCGGGCGAGTTCTTCGAGTTCGAGAACGTGAGCAGCTTTCCGCATCCGTCGGCACCGCTTCCGATCCACGTCGGCGGATCGAGCCGGGCGGCCGCCCGCCGGGCCGGCGCCCGGGGCGACGGGTACTTCCCCGGCGGCGCGCTGACCCCCGCCGAGCGCGCGGCGCAGTGGGATCTGGTCCGGACGACCTCCGGCCGGGACGATCTCGAGTACACCCGCTGGGCGTCTGTCGACCTGACCGCGGAAGCCGTCGCGGCGTACGCGGCGGAAGGCGTCACCCGCCTGGTCGTCACCTCGGCCGACCTCGCGGACCTGACCAGCTTCGCCGAACGACTGATCCAGGCCTAAGCCACCCGCTTGCCGTCCTCGCAGAGGACGACCGCGGCTTCGCGGACCGCGTCCAGGGCCGCGGTCAGGCGGAGGGCCAGCATCGGCTTGCCGAGCGTACGGGCCTGTTCGATCGTGTACAGCCCGGCGGACAGGATTTCGCCGTCCGGGAAGACGAACGCGGCGACCTCGGCCTCGTCCAGTACGCCGCCGTCGAACACGAACACCATCGCGTCGGGGCGCCGGTCGTTCGCGTGCACGTGGTCGACGACCAGCAGGCGGCCGACCACGCGATCCGTACCGAGCTCCTCGGCCAACTCACGCGTCGCCCCCGCCCACGGCGACTCATCGGCCTCGACGACACCGCCGGGGATCTCCCAGTTCGACTTGTAGGACGGCTCGACCAGCAGTACCCGGCCGTCCGCCGACCGGAACAGCACCCCGGCAGCCACCCGCTTCCGCGGCAGCCCCGCTATGTACTCCGGGTACTCCGGAATCGTTTCGCCCACGCCCATCAGGTCCTCCCCACCAGTGCACCACGCCCCGCCAACCCCCCGGCGTACTATCCGGCAGCTTGCTCCGGCGTGGTGGCGTGCAAACGAACGGGGAGGGTTTCGACGCCGTACACGAGGGAGAAGTCGCGGAAGCGAAGCTGGGTCTCCGGGACGGCGAGGGCCAGGTCCGGGAAGCGGTTGGCGAGCGCGGTGAACGCCGCCCGCAGCTCCATCCGGGCCAGCTCGGCGCCGACGCAGCGGTGCATGCCGTGACCGAAGGCGAGATGCGCGGCCGAGGCGTTCCGGCGCGGGTAGAAGTCCTCCGCGTCCGGGCCGAAGACGGCCTTGTCACGGTCCGCGCCGGACAGCGAGATGGCGACCAGATCGCCCTTCTTCAGCTGGTGACCGAACAGCTCCTGGTCGTGCTTGGCGAACCGCGGGAACGCGACCTGGACGACGGTCAGGTACCGCAGCAGCTCCTCGACGATCCCGTCGACGGCGCCCGGCTCGGACCGGATTCGCTCGAAGTTCGCCGGGTCCCGCATCAGCACCAGCGTGCCGAGCGCGAGCATGCTCGCGGACGTCTCGTACCCGCCCAGGAACACGCCGTCGGCGAGCCCACCGAGCTCGACGTCGTCGATCGCGTCGCCCTGCTCGCGGATGATCGACCCGATCAGCCCGTCGCCCGGGTTCGCCCGCTGCTTGCGGACGATCTCGAACAGGAACTCCCGCGACTCACTGGCCGACCCGAACACGCCGATCCCGCCGCCGGACAGGTCGAACCGGGCCGGGCCGAGGGCACGGAACCGGTCCCGGTCCTGCTCCTCGACGCCGAGCAGGTCGGCGATCAGCAGGAACGGCACGTTGAAGGCGAAGTCCGAGACGATGTCGACGACCGGGCCCTTGGCCTCCATCAGGTCCAGCTGGTCGTTCACGATCTTCTCGATCGCGGGCTCCAGCCGGGCCAGCCGGCGCTTGGTGAACTCCGGCGTGAGCAGCTTCCGCAGCCGGGTGTGGTCCGGCGGGTCGGTGAAGCCGAGGCCGCCGATCCCCTCCGACGGCTTGTTCGGGTCCGAGCCGACCAGCGGCCGGATGTCGTTGCTGAAGTTGGTGGAGTCGCTGAGCACGACCTTCGCCTCGGCGTGCCCGCTGACCATCCACACGTTCATCCCGAACAGGTGCGCCAGTTTGTGAACCGGCTCGGTCTCCCGCACCCGCGCGAGCTCGGGCACCGGATCCAGGCCCTGCCGGCGCAGCGGCATCGAAACCTGACTCGGGAACATCCGCATCTTCGACAGGTCGAGACCACCCTTGCGAGTGGTCCTGTTCAGGATGCGGTTGCCGACCCAACGCTTCAGGTATGTCGCAACCATGACTTCTATGGTCCCTCTCTACTGCGCCCCGACGGCTTTCGTCACTTCAAAAGTTAACGTCGCCGAGGACCAGATCTGATGGTGTTGGCACTACTCCGGTAGTGGCGTTGGCACCACCATGGGAGGGGGCCATGGCCTGCCAGCAGAGAACCCTGTCACGGACGGGGCCTTCACTGCCACCTGAAACCACCTGTACTCCGCCCTGGCGCGCGACATGCCGTACCTAGGGGAGCTTTCAGGGAAAAACCAGACGAAAGTCGGGTCCGGTGTACATCTTCCGGTTGTTGCCCTCGTCCACCATGTTCAGAGGTAGTACGGCGTGACCGTCCGGAGTACGTCCACCAGCTTTGTCTTGACCTGGTCGCGCCGGGGGATCACGGTGATCCGGTCCCGTACCCGCACCCCGTGGTCCGCGAGCACGTACAGGGCCCGCAGCGTACGAATCGTGTTGGTGACCTCTGGCCTGATCCCTTCGACCGGTGGATTCGACAGCGC
The genomic region above belongs to Kribbella solani and contains:
- a CDS encoding cytochrome P450 is translated as MVATYLKRWVGNRILNRTTRKGGLDLSKMRMFPSQVSMPLRRQGLDPVPELARVRETEPVHKLAHLFGMNVWMVSGHAEAKVVLSDSTNFSNDIRPLVGSDPNKPSEGIGGLGFTDPPDHTRLRKLLTPEFTKRRLARLEPAIEKIVNDQLDLMEAKGPVVDIVSDFAFNVPFLLIADLLGVEEQDRDRFRALGPARFDLSGGGIGVFGSASESREFLFEIVRKQRANPGDGLIGSIIREQGDAIDDVELGGLADGVFLGGYETSASMLALGTLVLMRDPANFERIRSEPGAVDGIVEELLRYLTVVQVAFPRFAKHDQELFGHQLKKGDLVAISLSGADRDKAVFGPDAEDFYPRRNASAAHLAFGHGMHRCVGAELARMELRAAFTALANRFPDLALAVPETQLRFRDFSLVYGVETLPVRLHATTPEQAAG